The following are encoded in a window of Pyrenophora tritici-repentis strain M4 chromosome 6, whole genome shotgun sequence genomic DNA:
- a CDS encoding HHT1, Histones H3 and H4: MARTKPRPKVTGKAGRGGPDGKTVTGGKPAQKALASKARRQVAGKSTRKAPVAVKKKRKFKAGTVALREIKRYQRGFELLLRKLPFSRVVREFAQVHKADIRFQRSAIEALQEATEAFLVGYFEDCNINAIHAKRVTIQEKDSQLARRYFARELLAFL; encoded by the exons ATGGCAAGGACAAAACCACGGCCTAAGGTCACCGGTAAAGCCGGCCGGGGTGGTCCTGATGGCAAGACAGTTACTGGCGGCAAGCCGGCTCAGAAGGCCCTTGCTAGTAAGGCTAGACGTCAAGTAGCAGGAAAGTCTACGCGAAAGGCACCTGTAGCTgttaagaagaagcgcaagtttaAGGCCGGCA CTGTCGCATTACGGGAAATCAAGAGATACCAGAGAGGTTTTGAACTACTCTTGCGAAAACTCCCCTTTTCCCGCGTAGTGCGCGAATTTGCACAGGTGCACAAGGCCGATATCCGCTTTCAACGATCTGCAATCGAAGCTCTTCAGGAAGCTACAGAAGCTTTCTTAGTTGGTTATTTTGAGG ACTGCAACATCAATGCTATTCACGCAAAGAGGGTTACTATTCAAGAGAAGGATTCTCAATTGGCTAGGCGCTACTTTGCGCGCGAGTTACTAGCTTTTCTCTAG